The genomic interval GCTGATGGACGAGCCGTTTGCCACCCTCGACGCGCCAGGCACTGCGCTCGCCGTCGGGATCACCGCGGAGGCGATGGCGCGTGGGTGCGCCGTGGTGATGACCGCGCATCAGGCGGTCGCGCCAGCCGGCCTCACGCTTGATGTGGCTGAGTTGACCCGCGGCCGGCTGCTCAACCTGACCGCCTGCCCTGCTGCCGCAGGCTGATTCGCTCATGGGCGCTTTCGCTGCGATTCTGCGCAAAGACCTAAGCCTCGAACTCCGCGCCGGCGAGAGTCTCCTCACGCTGATCGGCCTGTCACTGCTCATCATCGTGGCGATGGTCTTCGCGCTGAGTCCGGTCGGCGGGGTGCGCGACGCCGAGACCGCGGCCGGCGCGCTGTGGGTCGCCCTGCTCTTCGCCGGGACGATGGGCGCCGCGCGCACCCTGCTCGCCGAGCGCGACAACGGCTGCCTCGCGGCGCTGCTGATGAGCCCGGCCGATCGCGCGACGATCTTTTGCGCCAAGCTCGCCGCGGCCTTCAGCTTCATGGCGATCGCGGAAATCGCCGCGGTCGCGATCCTCGTGCTCTTCTTCAACCTCGCGCTCGACGCCCGCGTCATCCATCTCGCCCCGTCGCTTGTCCTCGGCGCGCTGGGCTTCGCCGCGCTGGCGACGCTGCTCGCGGCAATCTCCGGCCGCGTGCGCACGGGCGACCTTCTGCTGCCGATCCTTGCGGTTCCGCTCTTCGCGCCCGCGCTCATTGCCGGCGTCAAAGCCGGCGGGGCGGCGCTCGCCGGCGCCCCGTTCAGCGTGAGCACTCCGTGGCTCAAGCTGCTCGCCGCCTTCGATGTGCTATTCCTGAGTGCGGGCTGGCTTCTGTTCGAGTACGTGATTGTCGAGCACTAGCGGAGCGCTCCGCGCGGAGCGAGCACAGGGGGCGGCCGAGTCTCCGAGGCGCGGTCGCATTCAGCAGTCTGCGAGCTTCGTTCCAATAAAATAGAGGCGGGAATGACCGAACAGAATGTGGAGCTTTTATAAGGAAATGACCCACCGCACTGCTCTCCGCGCCGGAGCGCCGGCGCTCGCCCTAATGCTCGTGGCGCTGTGGATGGTCTTCGCGTGGGTCCCGACCGAGGCCGACCAGGGCATCGTCCAGCGCATCTTCTATTTTCACGTCGCCTGCGCCTGGGTAGCTTTCGTCGCCTTCGCGCTCGTCGCGGTCTGCGGAATTTTCTACCTCTGGCTTGGCCAGGCGATCTTCGATCAGCTTGGCTACGCCGCGGCTGAAGGCGGCATGATCTTCTGCACGCTCGTACTGATCACCGGCTCGATCTGGGCGCGGCCCATCTGGGGTGTCTGGTGGACGTGGGATTCGCGGCTGACCACGACGCTGATTCTCTGGCTGCTCTATGGTGGTTACCTGATGCTGCGCGCGATGAGCGACGATACGCCGCAAACCGCGCGCTTCGCCGCCGTGCTCGGGATCGTCGCCACCGTCGACGTTCCGGTGATAATCGTCTCGGTGCGGATGTGGCGCACGATCCATCCGGCCGTGCTGGTGACGCGGAGCGGCGGCCATGGACTCGAAGATCCGCGTATGGTCATCACACTGCTGGTCGCCGTCGCTGCCTTTACGGCGCTGTTCATTTGGCTGCTGATGCTGCGCGTCGCGACGGTGCGGGCGAGCGCGCGGCTGGGTCGCCTCGGGCAGGCGCTTGCGATGGCCTCGGCCGCGGTGCAGGACCTGAATCCGTAGAAACTTCATGAAACACTTTAATTATCTGCTCGCCGCCTACAGCGTCATCTTCGTGACGATTTTTCTCTACGTCGGGTTCATCCGCACGCGGCAGTCGCGGCTCGAAGAGGCGCTGCGTGCGATGGAGACCAAACTGGCGGCGTTGGAAAATGAGTTGGCGCAGCGCGCTTCGGCGCCGCCTCACTAAGCCGACGCGAGTTGCAGCAGCCCCGCCGAGTGCGCATCTTTAGAAGGAAGCCGGATGGAATTTCGCGATTACTACAAAACTCTCGGCGTCGAGCGCAGCGCGACCGCGGCCCAGATCAAAGGCGCCTTCCGCAAACTCGCCCGCAAGCATCATCCGGACGTCAACCCGAACAACAAGGAAGCCGAACGGCGCTTCAAGGAAATTAACGAGGCTTACCAGGTCCTCAGCGATCCTGATAAGCGCAAGAAATACGACGAATTAGGGGCGGATTGGGAGCGTGGGGCGCCGCAGGACGAGGTCTTCCGCCGCTATGCGCGGGCCGGCGGCAGCGGCGGCGGGCCGACCTTCCAGGCGGGCGAGGCTGGCGGCTTCAGCGACTTTTTCGAGCGCTTCTTTGGCGGTCTGGGCGGCAACTTCGACGCGCGCGGCGGCGGTCAGGAGTTCACCTTCGAAGGCGCTGACGGTCGTCCGGCGCGGCGCTCGGGCAAAGCCGCGGATCTCGCGGCCGAGGCCACGATCCCGCTGCGCGACGCCCTCGAGGGCGGAAAACGGCGGCTCGAAATCGCCGCCACCGTCGAGTGCGACGCCTGCGGCGGCACGGGTATGCGCGTCCGGCAGGAGCGGCGCGGCAACACCCGTATCATGCGCCCGGCTGAACCCTGCGAAAAATGCGGCGGCGCCGGCGTAATTCAAGAGCGCCGCACGCTCGAAATCACCATCCCGGCCGGCATGGCCGACGGCGGCCGGATGCGTCTCAAGGGTCAGGGCGGAAAGGGGGCGCGCGCCGAGCTCAATGGCGATCTTTTCATCACGATCCACGTCGATCCGGGGCCGAGCTTCACGCTCCACGGCCGCGACGTCCGCTGCCTCCTGCCGGTCTGGGATTATGAGGCGGCGCTGGGCGCGGAGGTCACTGCCCCGGCTCCGACCGGCAGAATCTCGCTCAAGATTCCGGCGGGCAGCCAGAGCGGCCGCGTGATGCGGCTGCGGGGCAAGGGCTTGCCTGCCCGCGCCAAGGACCCGGCCGGTGATCTGCTCTACGAACTGCGCGTGCTCGCGCCCACCGATCTTACCGACGGCGAACGCGATCTGATGCGTCAGCTTGCTGAACAGCGGCGCGCGCGCGGCGTGCCCGATCCGCGCAGCGAGCTGCTCGGAGGGTAATTTGCCTCGGCGGCCCGGCCACGCCTCGCTCCTCGCTCGCGGCCTCTACCCGTCATCGCGTAGTCGAGCCTGCGCGGCTGTGATCCAGCCGCTCGCACGCGCACTCGAGCGCGCCAAGCTGGCGCCTGACCGTCTGATCCTCGCGGCAGTCTCGGGTGGTCCCGATTCCGTCGCGATGCTCCACGCACTCAAGGCGCTGCAGCCTCGAGGGCGTTTCCGCCTCGCTGCGGCGCATTTCAACCACCACCTGCGCGGGAGCGAAAGCGCTCGCGACGAGCAATTCGTCCGTCAGCTCTGCGACCGGCTTGAAGTCGAACTGGTCGTCGGGCAAACGCGCCTCACGGCAGGCGCGAATCTCGAAGAACGGGCGCGCGAACTCCGCCACGCCTTCCTTAAGCGAGTCGCTGATCGGCTTGACGCCAGTCTTATCGCGCTGGCCCATCAGGCGGATGATCAGGCCGAGACCGTGCTGATGCGTTTGCTGCGTGGCGCAGGCGTCGCCGGACTCAGCGCGATGAAGGAGGCTGGTCCGGGGCGTCTCTGGCGGCCTCTGTTGACGGTCAAGCGCGCGGCGCTCGTGGCGTACCTCGATCAAATCGGTGCGGCCTGGACGACCGACTCGAGTAACGCTTCGCGACTGATTTTGCGCAATCGAATCCGTCACACGCTGCTCCCGATGCTCGAGCGGGATTTCGCCCCAGGCCTTGCTGAACGCTTGACCGAACTGGCCGCGGAAATGCGCGCGCTCGATGGCTTTATCACTGACGCGGCGCGCACTGAACTCGCTTCGCGCCGCGCTGGCGAAGGGCTGACCGTCCTTGGTTTCGGCGACCTCGATTTCGCACTCGCCGACGCAACGCTGAGAGAATTTCTGCGCGAACGGCTGAGTGGCTTGCGGCACATCTCCCGCGACCATATCGAGATGATGCGTGGGCTGTGCAGCGGTGCGAACCCCAGCGGCCGCGTGGTGCTCCCCGGCGGATGGCGTCTCCGGCGCCAATACGACTTCGCCGAACTCGAACGGACAGCTCCGCCGGCCCCGCTGCGCGGACTGACAGAGCCGATCCAACTCGCCTGTTGCGGCCGGACCGAAGTCGGAGCGAGCGGCTTCATCTTCGAGGCCCGTCTGCTCGACCTCGGGACGGATGGGCCGGTTCCGCTACCGGCTGATCCCATGGAAGCGCTCTTCGATACCGCTCAACTTCGCGGACCGCTTTGGGTGCGGAGCTTTCGCGCTGGCGATCGGATTTCACCGCACGGGATGACAGGTAGCCGCAAAGTTCAGGAGCTGTTCGTTGATCGTAAGCTTCCGCGCGACCTGCGCGCAGTCTGGCCGCTGGTCACGAGCGGCGAAACCATCGTGTGGATTCCGGGAATCGTGCGCAGCCGCAGCGCGCTCATCACGTTCGCCCATCAGGAAATCCCGGCAGGTAGAAAAGTCCTGCATCTGCGCGCACTTTCGACGAGGCGACGCGAAATCACGTCGTTGCTTAAAAATCCAGCTACATGCTAGCCTTTTGATGGTAATGAATCAGGTTTCACGCAACATCGCGCTGTGGCTGGTAGTCGTGCTGATGGCGGCGCTGCTGTTCAAATTCTTCAGCAGCACTCAGCAGCATTCGCCTGAAATAATCTTCTCCGACTTCCTCAACGACGTCGATAATCGCAACGTCACCGAGGTTACGATTCAGGGCAATCAGATTAAGGGCGAAACCTCCGACGGTCAGCATTTCAGTACCTATGCGCCGAGCGATCCGGACCTCGTCAAGACCCTGCGCGACAAGGGGGTCAAGATTGCGGCCAAGCCGGCCGACGGCGATCCGTGGTGGATGGTGTTGCTGGTGCAATGGTTCCCGATGCTGCTGCTGGTCGGCGTCTGGATCTTCTTCATGCGGCAGATGCAGATTGGTGGCGGCAAAGCGATGTCTTTCGGGAAAAGCCGCGCCAAGCTGCTGACCGAAAACACCCACAAAGTCACCTTTGCCGATGTCGCCGGAATCGACGAGGCCAAGGACGAGCTCGAAGAGATCATTCAGTTTCTGAAAGATCCGAAACGCTTCACCCGTCTCGGCGGAAGGATTCCTAAAGGCGTCCTGCTGGTCGGACCACCGGGTACCGGCAAAACTTTGCTGGCCCGCGCGATCGCAGGTGAGGCCGGCGTGCCCTTCTTCTCGATTTCGGGCTCGGATTTCGTCGAGATGTTCGTCGGGGTTGGCGCGTCACGCGTCCGCGATCTTTTCGTGCAGGGCAAGAAACATGCCCCCTGCATCATTTTTATCGACGAGATCGACGCCGTCGGACGCCATCGCGGGGCTGGCCTGGGCGGTGGTCACGACGAGCGCGAGCAGACGCTTAACCAGTTGCTGGTCGAGATGGACGGCTTCGAGGCCAACGAGGGCGTCATACTTGTGGCAGCGACGAATCGTCCCGACGTCCTTGATCCCGCGCTGCTGCGGCCTGGCCGTTTCGACCGCCGCGTAGTCGTGCCGCGTCCCGACGTCAAGGGGCGCGAGGGAATCCTCAAAGTCCACGTGCGCAAAGTGCCGCTTGCCGACGACGTCGACGTGATCAAGATCGCCCGTTCGACCTCAGGTTTCGCGGGCGCCGACCTCGAGAATCTGGTGAATGAGGCAGCCCTGCTGGCGGCGCGGAATTCGAAGGAACGAGTCGGCATGATCGACTTCGAGCTCGCCAAAGACAAAGTCATGATGGGCGCCGAACGGCGCTCGATGGTAATGTCGCAGGAGGAGCGGCGCAAGGTCGCCTATCACGAATCCGGGCACGCGCTGGTCGCCACCATGCAGTTGGGCGCGGATCCCCTGCACAAGGTCACGATCATTCCGCGCGGGATGGCCCTGGGCGTCACGCAGCAGCTACCTGTGGACGATCGTTATACCGAATCGCGGCAATATCTGATGACCACCTTGGCTGTGCTCTTTGGCGGGCGGGTCGCGGAGCAGCTCGTCTTCAACGAGATGTGGACGGGAGCCGGCAACGATATCGAGCGCGCGACGGAACTGGCGCGCAAGATGGTCTGTCAATGGGGCATGAGCGACGAACTCGGTCCGATGACCTTCGGCCGCCAGGAGGAACAGGTCTTTCTCGGCCGCGATCTCGGTCACAGCAAGGACTACTCGGAGCAAACCGCCGTCGAAATCGATCGCGAGGTGCGGCGCTTGCTGAGCCAGGCCTACGACACGGCGAAAAAACTCCTCAGCGAAAACGTAATACTGCTCCACGCTCTCGCCGAGCGCTTGATCGACAAAGAAGTTGTGGACGGCGCGGAAGTTGCCGAAATGGTCAAAGCTCATCAGGAGGGCCGTCCGTTCATACCGCAGCCGGCGCCCGCGGTGAGTCCATCGATAAATCCGCCGACTCAGCCGCGTGACAAACCACGCGCCGTAGAAGAAGACGTTCCGGTCGCCGGCCCGCTCCATCCCAAACCCTCGCTCGCCTGATTGCCGCCTCGCTTAGTTGCGGGCGAGAGCTTTGCGCAGCGCCGCGACGTTCTGGACGAGCTGACTCGGCAAGTTCAGCGTTCCGGCGACATTCGAATACGGATACAAACGCCCGTTGATGTGAGCGTGCAGCGGGAGCCCGGCGCCCTGATGAATTTCGTAGTCCAGCGGCAGCGGCCCAAGGACATGCATAATCTGGTAAATCGCGCCGGCGAAGCTTGCCAGGTCTTGAGGCGACAGCTCGGTCAGCATCCCGCGAAAGTCCGGCATTATAACGTCGTAGCTGCGCGGGAAGGCGCCGACCGGACTCGCATAGCTGACCACGCCGTCGCGACGCCCGATCAGCAGGCCGATACGCTCGACCAAATCGATCAGATCTGACCAAAGCTCGGGATACTGCGCTTCGGCGCGGGCTTCGGCCTCCAGCACCGGTAGCGGCTGCGGCGATCCGATGATCTGCTGATGCGGATGAGGCTGCGAGGCGCCCGACTCGCGTCCCTGGTTCTTGCGGATTATGACCGAATGAATCGCCGGGTTTTCAAAGACCCGGCCCATCAGGCGAACGTCCGTCTGCAGAAGATGTAAGAAGTGCTCCTCGCCGAGCACGCCGGTGAACATCAGGTCGCTAATCGAACGCGGATTCTCGACGAAATGGCGCGGATCCTCGACCACGATGTATGACTCGTTGCGACCGCCAGTCAGATTTTCAGGGATCCGCGGAAAGAGATTGTTGAAGACGCGGACCACCCAGCTCGCGTCCGCGAGGACCGCCGCTCCATTCCAGCTCGCGAACTCGGCGGGCGTCAGACGCATCAGCTCGGCCGGCGCGTGCGCCTCGTTACCTGGACAAAAAGGGCAGGCGGTCATCGCGTTGCGCAGAGCTTTTGGATCGGGCTTGGGCGGATCGGGATTCAGCTCCTCGCGCCCGCCAAGTGTGAACGCGAAGCTTTTGCCGCGCACGTCAACCACGTAAGAAATCACGCCCGTCACTGGATTTTTGATCCAGAGCAGCGCGCCATCGCGGATTTCGTATTCGAGCGCCATCAGCGGTTGAGCAAACACTTAATCACGGGGCGCGGATCGTTCCAACGCCGCCAGGGAAGCGCTGTTGAGGTGGTTGAGCAGGGACGGTTAAATGAAGTGCGCAGGGGACTCGGGGCCGCTTCTTCTCCGACAGACCCGCTATCGCAGCGAAGACGCTGTGGAGCTTCCCTCTTGTGGCCTGAGCCTGAAGTTCGGCGAACAAATAATCGTTACGAATGTTTAGATTTCCGCGAAACCAGATGTGGCGAATCTTTAATTCAGGACACTAGCGGCGCGCGGGCTGACTCGACTTCGACGCCAGCGCATTCCATATTGATCGGGGATGGAGCATGACGCCGAGCTGACTGGCGGCGCGGCCGCACCGCGCACCGGAGTTGTGCCGCGAGTCTGGGGCGGGATCGCGACGATCCTGTCGGTCGTCTATACGGCGATTCTGCTCGCCGCAGCGGCGCTGGTCGCGCGCTTCAAGCGGGGACATTACGTCTCGCCCCTGATGCGCCTGTGGGCCTGGCTGATCTTCCATACCTGCGCGATCAGTGCGGAGGTTGAGGGGCTCGAACATCTGCGCGGCCTTGGCTCATTTATCCTGATCTCGAACCATCAGAGTTTGTTCGACATCATCGCGATTGTTCACCTGCTGCCGTGCGAGGTGCGCTTCGTCGCCAAGCAGGAGCTCAGGCGGGTGCCGCTGCTCGGTTACGTGTTGGCGCGTTCGGGCAATATCATGATCGAGCGGCAAAGCGGCGGACGGGCGATTCGTCGCGCGGTGGCGGCGACGCGCGACGGTTACAGTATCGCGGTTTTTGCCGAGGGGCGGCGCTCAAGCGACAATCGGGTGCATGAGTTCAGCGACGGCGGCGCGTGGCTGGCGCTCGCGACCGGGCGGCCGTGCGTGCCACTGGCGATCAGCGGGACGCTCGCCATGATGCCGCGCGGGGCGCGCTTCGCGCTGGCGGGGCGGCGGATCCGTCTGGCCTTCGGCCAGCCGATCGCGACTGCGGAGCTGCGCAGCGCCGACCGCGCTCGGCTCAGCGCACAGCTCGAGAGGTCGGTACGGGAGTTATTCCGCAGCGAAGTTTGAGGCCGGCGAAAGGGGACACCCTGCCCGGAGCGCTTCGCTAGTGGCGCGCACGCTTCCAGGGCGGCTGGAGGCACGCGATCTTTGCGAAGACCGGACAGCTCTCGTCATGCGCGCCCGGCAAGTAGCCGATGCTGAGAAGAAATTCGCCGGTAATTTCGCCGCCGGTGAAATTGAAGGTCTTTTTGAACAGCTTGACCCACTCGGGTTTGGCGAGCGGATGCTGCGCCGCCAGCCATCGCGCGAAAGAGCCGTGGCTTTGCTGGAGTTCGATGATCCGGCGCGCGTTTACGATCGTGGCGTCAACCTTGAGCCGGTTACGGACGATGCCGGCGTCGGCAAGGAGTCGCGCGCGGTCCCGCTCGCCGTATTTGGCCACACGCGCGATCGCGAAGTGGTTGTACGCAGCGCGAAAATTTGCGCGCTTGGCCAGGATCGTCAGCCAGGAGAGGCCAGCCTGATTGATCTCCAGCACGAGGCGCTCGAAGAGCGCATCGTCGTCCGCGATCGGAAATCCGTATTCGCGCTCGTGATAGGGCCCGTGGAGCGGATGGCCGGGCGCGATCGTGCAGTACGACATAAAGCTTGGGCGGGGATCAGTTTGACGCTTCCTTTATAATGAGGGCAAGGAAACCAGCACAATGCCTCTGACACTCGACGGACTCACGGTCATTGATCTGACGCAGAACGTCGCCGGGCCGTACTGCACCGAGCTGCTCGGCGACTTCGGCGCCTCGGTGATCAAGATTGAGCGGCCGGGCAAGGGCGACGACGCGCGCGGCTTCGCGCCGGATTGGCGCGGCGAATCCGCGACCTATCTCGCCTACAACCGCAACAAGAAAAGCATCTGTATCGATCTGGATAATCTGCGCGGACGTGAAATCGTCCATCGTCTCAGCCGGAGCGCCGATATTTTCGTCCATGCGCTGAGGCCCGGTAGCGCCGAGTCGCGCGGCTTCGGCTACGTGGAGTTGAGCGCGGAAAATCCGCGACTGATCTACGCTTCGATCAGCGGCTTCGGCGAGCAGGGGCCGCTGCGCAGCCTGCCGGGTTACGATCCGCTGGGGCAGGCCTACTCGGGAATTATCAGCATGAACGGTCATCCGGGGGCGCCGCCGGCGCGGGTCGTCGTGCCGATTATCGATATGGGCGCGGGCTTATGGCTGTTTACCGGAATTCTCGCGGCGCTGCTCGATCGCGCGAAGACTGGCAAGGGCGCGAAGGTGGCGACCAGCCTGCTCGAGACCGGCGTCGCGTGGACGACCCTGCTGATGGCCGGCTATCAGGCGACGGGCATCGTGCCGGGTCCTGCCGGATCGGCGTCGCCTGCGGCGGCGCCCTACGAGGCCTTCCAGACCGCCGACGGCTGGATTCAGATCGCGGCGGGGAATGATCGTCTATTTGCGCGGCTATGCGAGGTGCTGGATTGCCCGGCGCTCGCTGCCGATGCGCGCTTCCTCACCAATGCCGATCGCGTCCCGCGCCGCATCGAACTGCACGACATCCTCGAACAGGAGACGCAGCGCTTCAGCGCGGAGCAGTTGATGGGGCTGCTGCGCACGGCGGGCGTGCCTGCGAGCGTAATCAACACGCTCGACAAGGTCTTTGCGGACGAGCAGGTCAACACGCTCGGGATGCTGCCGCCGGTCGAGGCAGGCTTCCGCATCCCTGAGATGAAGTTCGTCGACATTCCGCTGACGATCGACGGCGAACGGTCGAGCCGGCGGCTGATGCCGCCGCGGCTGGGTGAGCATACGGAGGAAGTGCTGAACGACGCGGGCTACTCCGCCGCGGAGATCGCGAGCCTGCGATCGGAGGGCGCGATCGGTTGATGCGCTGCGGCTAGCCGGTGATCGGACGCTCGGGTTCGGCGACGCAGCGGGCGCATCGGCAGAGATCGCGCAACTGGAGCGTGGTGTAGAGGGTCTCGTGACCGTCAACCCACTCGGCATAGACCGCGGCGTCGCCGAGGCGGGCGAACTGGGTCAGGCGCTGACTCGCTGCGGGAATCTCGCCGTCGAGGCGGCCGCCGCAGGCGTTGCACGGACAATAGCGGCGCAGACTTTCGAGCGGGAAGATGCTGTCGTGGCCGTCCGCCCAGTTGACGCCGAGCGCATAGCGGCCGACGTGATTTAGGCTGCGAATTTTTGGTGAAGCTTTGGGCGACATCTTGATTCGGTTGGCGACTGGACTTGCTGGTTGCGCTTGAGGCACTCTGGCAAGGCGATTATAGCATCGCGCGAAGCGCCACGACGAGCCGCCGTAGTAGTTTCGCAAGGGGCTGGAGCGGGCGCACACATCGAAATTGATCAAGGGCTGGAGGTTTGAACAAAAGCAATGGACGAAAATGCCAAGAAAAAAGGGCTGCGGATGATCCCCTATGGGCTGCAGATTCTCGGCGCCCGTCACGGTGATAAATCCACCGTCGCGACGATCAACTGGACCACGCAGGCGAGCTTCGCGCCGCCGCTCGTGGTGATCGGCGTGAAGACCGATTCCACCGCGCATGAGCTGGTCAAGCAATCGAAGAAGTTCACGCTCTCGATGCTCGGCGCGGGGCAGAAGGATTTGGCGTTTGCCTTCTTCAAGCACGTCGATCCGAAGGACGGCAAATTCGGCACCTACGCTTACAAGGACGGCGCCAACGGCTGCCCGATTATCACGGACGCGCCGGCCGCGGTCGAATGCGACGTCGTCAGCTTCATCGAAAAGGGCGACCACAGTATCGTGATCGGGCAGGTGACCGAAGCGCATCTCAACAAAGAGAGCGATCCGCTCACGCTCAAAGAGTGCGGGGTTAACTACGGCGGGTGAGCATCAACCCATTGAAGGGCCGGGCCGAAGTTGCGTGGCCCTTCAATCCGGTATCTTTTCCTCGTGACAGAGAGCGGAAAAAAGAAAGTCGTAGTGCTGCCGGGGGACGATACCGCGCCGGAGACCGTCGCCGCCGCCATGGCGGTGATGCGCGCGCTCGGCGTCGCGATCGATTTTGTCGAGTTTCCGCCGGGTGAGGAGTGGATCCGTGGTGAGACCGACAAAGCCGCGCGCGCCGCGATCGACGCGTCGGACTCGACGCTGTTCGGCTCGACCAGCGGCAAAACCAACGCGATTCTGCATCTGCGCTGGGGGCGGCAGACCTACGCCAACGTGCGGCCGTGCCGCTATTGGAAAGGGTTTCGCAGTCCGCTGGCGAAGCCGGATGGGATCGATTTCGTGATCGTGCGCGAGAATCTCGAAGACCTCTATCTGGGTCTCGAAGGGCCGCTCGAAGCGCTCGCGCCGCTCCATCTGCGCAGCCGCATCCTGCGCCGCGAGCTGGATACTTCCGAACGGGGCATCTACGCGATCAAGGTGATCACGGAGCGCAAAACCCGGCAGGTCGCGCACTTCGCCGCGAAGCTCGCGATGCGCCGCAAGGCCGCGGGCTATCCGGGAAAGCTCACCTGCACGTCGAAATACAACATGCTGCGCGAGAGCGACGGGCTGTTCCGCAAAATCGTCGAGGAAGTCGCCGCGGGCTATCCGGAAATCACATACGAAGAGTTCATCGTCGATGATTTTGCGCGGCGGCTCGTGCAGAGCGCGCACGACCTCGACGTCGTGGTGATGCCGAATCTCTACGGCGACATCCTCTCGGACGCGGCGGCGGGCACGATCGGCGGTCTCGGCGTCGCGCCTTCGGGCTGTTACGGCGACGACTACGCCTACTTCGAGTCGGTGCACGGGACCGCGCCCGATATCCTGGGTATGGGCATCATCAATCCCACCGCGACGATGCTCTCTGCGGCGATGATGCTCGATTACCTGGGCTTCGGCGATGAATCGAAACGCTTCGAGAACGCAATCCGCAAAGTCTATGCAGAGGGCAAAGTGCTGACCCCGGATCAGGGCGGGAGGGGGACGACGATCGAGTTCACGCGCGCGGTGATTGGGAATCTGTGATCGGCCGCAGATAGCGACGCTCCAAAGAGAACCGATCGCGCGAAAGTTTCATCTCAAACAGGGGAATATGTCGTGGTTCCGTTACTTCTCTAACGAGCCTACGATTAGCTTCCGAACTTCTAGCACCTAGATAGACTGCGCTTGGCGTTGGCATCGGGTATGCCGTCGAAGCAGGAAAGAGCCCAAATGGAAACACCA from Candidatus Binataceae bacterium carries:
- a CDS encoding gamma-butyrobetaine hydroxylase-like domain-containing protein; translation: MSPKASPKIRSLNHVGRYALGVNWADGHDSIFPLESLRRYCPCNACGGRLDGEIPAASQRLTQFARLGDAAVYAEWVDGHETLYTTLQLRDLCRCARCVAEPERPITG
- a CDS encoding flavin reductase family protein encodes the protein MDENAKKKGLRMIPYGLQILGARHGDKSTVATINWTTQASFAPPLVVIGVKTDSTAHELVKQSKKFTLSMLGAGQKDLAFAFFKHVDPKDGKFGTYAYKDGANGCPIITDAPAAVECDVVSFIEKGDHSIVIGQVTEAHLNKESDPLTLKECGVNYGG
- a CDS encoding CaiB/BaiF CoA-transferase family protein, which codes for MPLTLDGLTVIDLTQNVAGPYCTELLGDFGASVIKIERPGKGDDARGFAPDWRGESATYLAYNRNKKSICIDLDNLRGREIVHRLSRSADIFVHALRPGSAESRGFGYVELSAENPRLIYASISGFGEQGPLRSLPGYDPLGQAYSGIISMNGHPGAPPARVVVPIIDMGAGLWLFTGILAALLDRAKTGKGAKVATSLLETGVAWTTLLMAGYQATGIVPGPAGSASPAAAPYEAFQTADGWIQIAAGNDRLFARLCEVLDCPALAADARFLTNADRVPRRIELHDILEQETQRFSAEQLMGLLRTAGVPASVINTLDKVFADEQVNTLGMLPPVEAGFRIPEMKFVDIPLTIDGERSSRRLMPPRLGEHTEEVLNDAGYSAAEIASLRSEGAIG
- a CDS encoding isocitrate/isopropylmalate family dehydrogenase — its product is MLPGDDTAPETVAAAMAVMRALGVAIDFVEFPPGEEWIRGETDKAARAAIDASDSTLFGSTSGKTNAILHLRWGRQTYANVRPCRYWKGFRSPLAKPDGIDFVIVRENLEDLYLGLEGPLEALAPLHLRSRILRRELDTSERGIYAIKVITERKTRQVAHFAAKLAMRRKAAGYPGKLTCTSKYNMLRESDGLFRKIVEEVAAGYPEITYEEFIVDDFARRLVQSAHDLDVVVMPNLYGDILSDAAAGTIGGLGVAPSGCYGDDYAYFESVHGTAPDILGMGIINPTATMLSAAMMLDYLGFGDESKRFENAIRKVYAEGKVLTPDQGGRGTTIEFTRAVIGNL